From a region of the Salvelinus alpinus chromosome 2, SLU_Salpinus.1, whole genome shotgun sequence genome:
- the LOC139552528 gene encoding zinc finger protein 135-like, whose amino-acid sequence MAGLIGDGEAGEIRDYRGSSGEPKQPHDAEEAEKSLSRSEHLKKHLQRSTGKRTHCRSDCGKRFTSSGITIHQRTHTGEKLYSCGQCEKSFSRFGHLTLHQRTHTGEKPYRCAQCGKSFTTSSNLTQHQRTHTGEKPHSCDQCGKSFGSSRHLTVHQRIHTGEKPYSCGQCGKSFGRSGQLTSHQRIHTGEKPYSCDQCGKRCTTSYSLTVHQRKHTGEKPYSCRQCGKSFVQSGSLTLHQRKHTGEKPFSCGQCGKSFVRAGSLTLHQRTHTGEKPYICAQCGKSFTTSSHLISHQRTHTGEKPHSCDQCGKSFTTSSNLTSHQRTHTGEKPHSCDQCGKSFTTSSNLTSHQRTHTGEKPYSCDQCGKSFTISSSLTSHQRTHTGEKSYSCDQCGKSFPTLSQLTSHQRTHTGEKPHSCDQCDKRYSDKRSLIKHQKIHT is encoded by the coding sequence caggagagatacgggactatcgtggatcctctggggagcctaaacaacctcatgatgctgaagaggcagagaagagtctctccagatcagaacacctcaagaaacacctgcagagatccacagggaagagaactcactgccgctctgactgtgggaagagattcacctcatcaggcattacaattcatcagagaacacacacaggagagaaattgtATAGCTGTGGGCAATGTGAGAAGAGTTTTAGTCGATTTGGCCATCTGAcgttacaccagagaacacacacaggagagaaaccttatagatgtgctcaatgtgggaagagttttactacatcaagcaatctgactcaacaccagagaacacacacaggagagaaacctcatagttgtgatcaatgtgggaagagttttggttcATCTAgacatctgacagtgcaccagagaatacacacaggagagaaaccttatagctgtggtcaatgtgggaagagttttggtagatctggccagctgacatcacaccagagaatacacacaggagagaaaccttatagctgtgatcaatgtgggaagaggtgTACTACATCTTActctctgactgtacaccagagaaaacacacaggagagaaaccttatagctgtcgtcaatgtggaaagagttttgttcaatctggctctctgactttacaccagagaaaacacacaggagagaaaccttttagctgtggtcaatgtgggaagagttttgttagggctggctctctgactttacaccagagaacacacacaggagagaaaccttatatctgtgctcaatgtgggaagagttttactacatctagccatctgatttcacaccagagaacacacacaggagagaaacctcatagttgtgatcaatgtgggaagagttttactacatcaagcaatctgacttcacaccagagaacacacacaggagagaaacctcatagttgtgatcaatgtgggaagagttttactacatcaagcaatctgacttcacaccagagaacacacacaggagagaaaccttatagctgtgatcaatgtgggaagagttttactatatCTAGCtctctgacttcacaccagagaacacacacaggagagaaatcttatagctgtgatcaatgtgggaagagttttcctACATTGAGccagctgacttcacaccagagaacacacacaggagagaaacctcatagctgtgatcaatgtgacaagagatactctgataaaagatctctgatcaaacatcagaaaatacatacatga